Proteins found in one Acinetobacter sp. XH1741 genomic segment:
- a CDS encoding tape measure protein, with protein sequence MAQESRLVIVIDAKNAERNARNLGNELDSIERKGDFATKSMDSLSVATRQLAGYMAGLVTVSAAISKMDTYTGLQNRLKLVTNNQIELNKATEDTFRIAQKTYSAWDSVLQVYQRFSDNAKTLNLTMDDTARLTETVSKAVAISGASASAADAALVQFGQALASGTLRGEELNSVMEQTPALAKAIAQGMGITVGELRSVAAEGKITSQELVRALKNVQSNVDELFAKTDITIGQSLTLLNNEITKFVGEAGKGTGAAQVLAESIRTLGNNLDLIIDGAIVAGIGLLTKAIVTKTIAVQASIIASAQQRAASIAEAQAQAQLLGVEAARTRQAAALALTEIGLARAEYNAATTSKQRASAIQRKTSAEIAHSVAIKEATAATLAYKAAQDSLNKATTIGSRALDLVGGPIGAITLGITALAAGYMYFQERAAKANKRLEEQAAVAKKAKEELLALKGIEKDSAINDMTSSFERQNQALSDSSTKINIQLNAIAQLYKGNKDIVQVVNDARDGTISMNDAVKRFNELRISKDIYNAIKENTAEFEKNAKEAKTTRDSLKLFGIEVELSGRKAQTAVAGIDDNSKALIGNESAAQKATKAQKGYFDSLRTEVLKSNEDLALLNLGYSEETIKKINELQKAKQAVAPPGTTAIVTKEEMDVVAQAVKTLDLLKDKKDALNDAERKQTKELAKQAVLLAGNSEQTRNMLRVYQAFRNAGVGDKQARVLTAQVGRENDFRSESMFGSHKDANNGYTNTGFISWQKGRSTKLMQALQGQGVLDKKGQIQQTQDALDAQAKFLLQEVMTNKNYSKSKSALLNDDLDYRSLEKIIGKNFIGWDYEGKKLGKDKASKHLAKQDSYFNQLNKILGSSPDAASKAIGDLSRFEDEAYKARAKTLEEIKQLQATYDTEAIERGKKREEEISKATILGQTDLIPKIKQRFDAEDELAKKQFDFETNGFKWTEEKKLEYTKETNSLRLIAEGKLSDEQIKIAKQGLDEQYQHELELIKLTKQAQQAAYDQSNLKALQELKQQRDLLAAPLGQRAGLSLQFDERNALSENDTTLINKGREAQMKLKQKEIDELQYNMRIEDAVRLHEETKHKIREEYAEKYRDLQNTQYQAELGMYNNLLSQASNVWGGFTQLIKDSAGEQSAAYKTMFLMQQAMSIASALVSTHLAAAQVMADPSALTLAQKTSYAAMITGLGYANVGLIAAQTIAGFSSGGYTGDMGRGDVAGVVHGQEYVLNAAATKRVGVGTLNAINSGGSLERTVSSSEQPVTIQVYVTDSGVNTNGANTQDQKQLGQMIGNAVRTIIRQEQRQGGLLSK encoded by the coding sequence ATGGCACAAGAATCACGTCTCGTCATTGTAATTGATGCTAAAAATGCAGAGCGTAATGCGCGTAATCTAGGCAATGAATTAGATAGCATTGAGCGTAAAGGTGACTTTGCAACTAAGTCTATGGATAGTTTGTCTGTCGCTACGCGCCAACTTGCAGGATACATGGCTGGTTTAGTTACTGTAAGTGCTGCCATTTCTAAAATGGATACATACACAGGACTTCAAAACCGCCTCAAGTTAGTTACCAATAACCAAATAGAACTTAACAAGGCAACTGAAGATACCTTTCGAATTGCTCAAAAAACCTATTCTGCTTGGGATTCTGTATTACAGGTTTACCAACGTTTTAGTGACAATGCTAAAACTTTAAATCTAACAATGGATGATACTGCACGATTAACAGAAACAGTGTCAAAAGCTGTAGCAATTAGTGGAGCAAGTGCGTCAGCAGCTGATGCCGCATTGGTTCAGTTCGGACAGGCTCTAGCAAGTGGAACATTGCGCGGGGAAGAGCTAAATTCTGTAATGGAGCAAACCCCTGCTTTAGCTAAAGCCATTGCACAAGGTATGGGAATTACTGTAGGTGAACTAAGATCAGTTGCAGCAGAAGGAAAAATCACCTCACAAGAGTTGGTTCGCGCTCTTAAAAACGTTCAATCTAATGTTGATGAATTATTTGCGAAAACCGATATTACAATCGGCCAATCACTAACACTTCTAAATAATGAAATTACGAAGTTTGTAGGTGAAGCAGGAAAAGGTACTGGTGCAGCTCAGGTATTGGCAGAGTCTATTCGAACTTTAGGCAACAATTTAGATCTAATTATCGATGGAGCAATTGTAGCGGGAATTGGATTATTAACTAAAGCAATAGTAACGAAAACTATTGCTGTTCAAGCAAGTATTATTGCCTCGGCACAGCAAAGAGCTGCAAGCATTGCAGAGGCTCAAGCTCAAGCACAGTTACTTGGCGTTGAAGCAGCTAGAACAAGGCAAGCAGCTGCATTAGCTTTAACAGAAATAGGTTTGGCTAGAGCTGAGTATAACGCTGCTACTACCTCTAAACAAAGAGCATCAGCAATACAACGGAAGACTTCTGCTGAGATTGCTCATAGTGTTGCAATCAAAGAGGCAACTGCAGCTACACTAGCGTATAAAGCGGCCCAAGATAGTTTAAATAAAGCAACAACAATTGGCAGTAGGGCTCTAGATTTAGTTGGAGGGCCAATTGGCGCTATTACACTTGGAATTACTGCTTTAGCTGCTGGCTATATGTATTTTCAGGAGAGGGCAGCTAAGGCAAATAAAAGACTAGAAGAACAGGCAGCTGTAGCGAAAAAAGCTAAGGAAGAGTTGCTTGCACTTAAAGGTATAGAAAAAGATTCAGCTATTAATGATATGACATCATCATTTGAGCGCCAGAATCAAGCGCTCTCTGATTCTAGTACGAAAATTAATATCCAATTAAATGCGATAGCTCAACTATACAAAGGCAACAAAGATATTGTTCAGGTGGTCAATGATGCTAGAGATGGCACTATTAGCATGAATGATGCTGTTAAGCGCTTTAATGAGTTGCGTATAAGTAAGGATATTTATAACGCAATCAAAGAAAACACTGCTGAGTTTGAAAAGAATGCTAAGGAAGCAAAAACGACACGAGATTCCTTGAAGCTTTTTGGTATTGAAGTTGAATTATCTGGTCGAAAAGCTCAGACAGCAGTTGCGGGTATTGATGACAACTCAAAAGCCTTAATTGGTAACGAGAGTGCAGCACAAAAGGCCACCAAAGCACAGAAAGGGTACTTTGATAGCCTTCGTACTGAAGTTCTTAAGTCCAATGAAGATCTTGCTTTGTTGAATCTTGGATATAGTGAAGAAACTATTAAAAAGATTAATGAGTTGCAAAAGGCAAAACAAGCAGTTGCTCCTCCTGGTACTACTGCAATTGTCACTAAAGAGGAGATGGATGTAGTCGCTCAAGCTGTAAAAACTTTAGACTTACTTAAGGACAAAAAAGATGCTTTAAATGATGCCGAACGCAAGCAAACTAAGGAGTTAGCAAAACAAGCAGTATTATTGGCAGGTAATAGTGAGCAAACTCGCAATATGCTTCGCGTATATCAGGCTTTCCGGAACGCTGGAGTAGGAGACAAGCAGGCACGTGTATTAACAGCGCAAGTTGGACGGGAGAATGATTTTAGAAGTGAATCGATGTTTGGTAGCCATAAAGATGCAAATAACGGCTATACGAATACTGGGTTTATTTCTTGGCAAAAGGGTCGCTCAACCAAATTAATGCAGGCCTTACAGGGGCAGGGTGTTTTAGATAAAAAAGGGCAGATTCAACAAACTCAAGATGCCCTAGATGCACAAGCAAAGTTTTTATTGCAAGAGGTTATGACCAATAAAAACTATAGTAAATCTAAAAGTGCTCTTCTTAATGATGATTTAGACTATCGCAGTTTAGAGAAAATTATTGGGAAAAACTTCATTGGTTGGGATTATGAGGGTAAAAAGCTTGGCAAAGACAAGGCCTCAAAGCATTTAGCCAAACAAGACTCTTACTTTAATCAACTTAATAAAATTCTAGGTTCTAGTCCTGATGCAGCCTCTAAAGCAATCGGAGATCTTTCTAGATTCGAAGATGAAGCTTATAAGGCACGGGCTAAAACTCTAGAGGAAATTAAACAACTTCAAGCAACCTACGACACAGAAGCAATCGAAAGAGGTAAAAAAAGGGAAGAGGAAATCAGCAAAGCTACAATTTTGGGGCAGACTGATCTAATTCCTAAAATTAAGCAGCGTTTTGATGCTGAGGATGAACTGGCTAAAAAGCAATTTGATTTTGAAACAAACGGTTTTAAGTGGACTGAAGAAAAAAAGCTTGAGTACACTAAAGAAACTAATTCTTTAAGATTAATTGCAGAAGGCAAACTATCTGATGAGCAAATAAAGATTGCAAAACAAGGTCTTGATGAGCAATATCAGCATGAACTGGAGCTTATTAAGCTTACCAAGCAGGCTCAACAGGCGGCTTATGATCAGTCAAACTTAAAAGCCCTGCAAGAGCTTAAACAGCAAAGAGACCTTTTAGCAGCTCCTCTTGGTCAAAGAGCAGGCCTATCATTGCAATTTGATGAAAGAAACGCATTGTCTGAGAATGACACTACTCTTATTAATAAGGGTAGAGAAGCTCAAATGAAGCTCAAGCAGAAGGAAATCGATGAGCTTCAATACAACATGCGGATTGAAGATGCTGTTAGGCTTCATGAGGAGACTAAGCACAAGATTCGAGAGGAATATGCTGAAAAGTATCGGGACTTGCAAAATACTCAATACCAAGCTGAATTGGGTATGTACAACAATCTTCTTTCTCAAGCATCTAATGTTTGGGGCGGGTTTACACAGCTAATTAAAGATAGTGCTGGTGAACAGTCTGCTGCTTACAAAACAATGTTTTTGATGCAGCAGGCAATGTCAATTGCTTCTGCACTTGTTTCTACACATTTAGCTGCTGCGCAAGTTATGGCTGACCCATCGGCTTTGACTTTGGCACAAAAGACAAGTTATGCGGCAATGATTACTGGTTTGGGTTATGCCAATGTAGGTTTAATTGCAGCTCAAACTATTGCTGGCTTCTCATCAGGCGGCTACACAGGTGATATGGGGCGAGGTGATGTTGCTGGTGTAGTACATGGTCAAGAATATGTATTGAATGCCGCTGCTACTAAGCGTGTTGGTGTTGGTACATTGAACGCGATTAACTCAGGCGGTAGTTTGGAGAGAACAGTTTCATCTTCTGAACAGCCTGTCACTATTCAAGTGTATGTAACTGATTCAGGTGTAAATACTAATGGTGCCAATACTCAGGATCAGAAGCAGCTTGGTCAAATGATCGGTAATGCAGTTAGAACGATTATCAGGCAAGAGCAAAGACAAGGCGGTTTGTTATCAAAGTAA
- a CDS encoding J517_1871 family lipoprotein: MKKIILIGLAISLSGCVTPVTQMINNKFSDIVPTKPQATGIWTTSVGPGLSTIKLNEDGNGILCEDTSGNITSNKIKYSNGQLYSQNGMVLKVIALNQEVLEAKTTLSAFNIDMVYKKDSDLKAASLKCAKEI; this comes from the coding sequence ATGAAAAAGATAATTTTAATTGGTCTTGCGATTTCATTAAGTGGCTGTGTTACTCCAGTAACTCAAATGATAAATAATAAATTTAGTGATATTGTACCAACAAAGCCGCAGGCTACGGGCATTTGGACAACTTCTGTTGGCCCGGGACTTTCTACGATTAAGTTGAATGAAGATGGCAATGGGATTCTTTGTGAAGACACAAGTGGCAACATAACTTCGAATAAGATCAAGTATTCAAATGGTCAACTTTATTCTCAAAATGGAATGGTCTTAAAAGTTATTGCCCTTAACCAAGAAGTTTTAGAAGCAAAAACAACATTATCTGCATTTAATATTGATATGGTTTACAAAAAAGATAGTGACCTAAAAGCAGCATCACTTAAATGCGCTAAAGAAATATAG
- a CDS encoding phage tail tube protein — translation MSSGAKIRLYYAEEQTPEVLPTTPVWKTVRRVTDGLTESVTTESSNSVVDSRFRQGGMATEAEITGSLEVELSIGLFDDFWSAVAMNNWASDVLNFGGNVRKTFTFVKVFEDINQVFIYRGVRINEATMSIATTGKITATFGLMGTLFERTTTNPVISPLPVPELVLVSALNVGDLKVNGETVVGTACMQSLELTINNNMEAIRCIGSKKLTATLYLEKIVDITVNTQYMFSGQSAAYIDFIKTRDTMPINFSIEDKDGNGYAFEFPQLEVAEANHPDGGGEDTITIDINYNHIRVSPIITRVIAPVTP, via the coding sequence ATGTCGAGTGGTGCAAAGATCCGACTTTACTATGCTGAAGAGCAAACCCCCGAAGTATTACCTACCACACCAGTTTGGAAAACCGTACGCCGAGTTACTGATGGCTTAACTGAAAGCGTCACCACTGAATCATCAAACAGTGTGGTCGATTCGCGATTCCGTCAAGGTGGCATGGCTACCGAAGCAGAAATCACAGGTTCTTTAGAAGTTGAATTATCTATTGGCTTGTTTGATGACTTCTGGTCAGCAGTTGCAATGAATAACTGGGCCAGTGATGTTCTTAACTTTGGCGGTAATGTGCGAAAGACATTTACCTTCGTCAAAGTGTTTGAAGATATTAACCAGGTATTTATTTACCGCGGTGTACGTATAAATGAAGCTACGATGTCTATTGCTACTACTGGCAAAATCACAGCTACATTTGGCTTGATGGGCACTCTGTTTGAGCGCACTACTACAAACCCTGTTATTTCGCCTTTACCAGTCCCTGAATTAGTCCTTGTTTCAGCTCTTAACGTTGGTGATCTTAAAGTTAATGGTGAAACAGTGGTGGGCACTGCTTGTATGCAGTCTCTTGAACTGACAATTAACAACAACATGGAAGCAATTCGCTGTATTGGCTCTAAAAAGCTCACTGCAACGTTATATCTTGAAAAGATTGTTGATATCACCGTCAACACTCAGTACATGTTCTCAGGGCAATCAGCAGCCTATATCGACTTCATTAAGACCCGTGACACAATGCCAATTAACTTCTCGATCGAAGATAAAGACGGCAATGGCTATGCGTTTGAGTTTCCTCAGTTAGAAGTGGCCGAAGCCAATCATCCAGATGGTGGTGGGGAAGATACCATCACAATCGACATCAATTACAACCATATCCGTGTTTCACCAATCATTACCCGTGTGATTGCCCCTGTAACGCCTTAA